The Sorangiineae bacterium MSr11367 genome window below encodes:
- a CDS encoding glycoside hydrolase family 99-like domain-containing protein, whose amino-acid sequence MSITGKPNVLSVQKDQLALNTNFGSDLSVVADYALIPSAVEAPLRFSLTKGAAGTVTIRISTVVGTTVTLVKEIKQSAQPMDFEVNVSALKGTPAVMAPMVPVKNMGLALYYPWYSQTNWVNNSALRDTPSTPYASDNSADLARQIDQAQSAGINGFIVSWIGPGSSSDKNIKLLLTEAQKKGFYIGFFLETTEGKLSQDTRKAIDWLTYLATEYSGHPAVLKIDGKPVVVPWVTNTIPVDTWATIRAGVRANGKDVWLVQDCQEMNYLDVFDGVWYSGGIAGLGETVRYYSVLADKPAPKVWMATAMPGFDERLLRDRGPNPRYIDRENGAYFRKQLDDVFANSPQWVVIYTWNEWYENTYIEPSKNYGDQYLRIAGQYLKDMPK is encoded by the coding sequence ATGTCGATCACGGGCAAGCCGAACGTGCTTTCGGTTCAGAAAGACCAGCTCGCATTGAATACCAACTTCGGCAGCGATCTATCGGTGGTCGCGGACTATGCGCTCATTCCGAGCGCCGTCGAAGCTCCGCTCCGATTCTCGCTTACGAAAGGTGCCGCGGGGACCGTCACGATTCGCATCTCCACCGTCGTCGGCACGACGGTGACCCTCGTGAAGGAGATCAAGCAATCCGCTCAGCCGATGGATTTCGAGGTGAACGTCTCGGCCCTCAAGGGGACCCCCGCCGTGATGGCGCCGATGGTGCCCGTGAAGAACATGGGGTTGGCGCTCTATTACCCGTGGTACTCGCAGACCAACTGGGTAAATAACTCAGCTTTGAGGGATACGCCGTCGACGCCGTACGCCTCGGACAACTCGGCGGATCTAGCGCGCCAGATCGATCAAGCGCAAAGCGCGGGCATCAACGGCTTCATCGTGTCGTGGATTGGGCCCGGCAGCTCGAGCGACAAGAACATCAAGCTCCTGCTGACCGAAGCCCAGAAGAAGGGCTTCTATATTGGGTTCTTCTTGGAGACCACCGAAGGAAAACTGTCGCAGGACACGCGGAAGGCCATCGACTGGCTGACGTACCTCGCGACGGAATACTCGGGCCACCCAGCCGTCCTCAAGATCGACGGCAAGCCGGTCGTCGTCCCATGGGTGACCAACACGATCCCGGTGGACACGTGGGCCACCATCCGCGCCGGCGTGCGGGCGAATGGCAAGGACGTCTGGCTCGTGCAGGACTGCCAGGAGATGAACTACCTCGATGTCTTCGACGGCGTCTGGTACTCGGGCGGCATCGCGGGGCTCGGTGAGACGGTTCGGTACTACTCCGTGCTTGCGGACAAACCCGCCCCCAAGGTCTGGATGGCAACCGCGATGCCCGGCTTCGACGAGCGTCTCCTCCGCGATCGCGGCCCGAATCCACGCTACATCGATCGCGAAAACGGCGCGTATTTCCGCAAGCAGCTCGACGACGTATTCGCCAACTCTCCGCAGTGGGTCGTGATCTACACGTGGAACGAGTGGTACGAGAACACGTACATAGAACCGTCCAAGAATTATGGTGATCAGTATCTTCGTATCGCCGGCCAATACTTGAAGGACATGCCGAAATGA
- a CDS encoding MBL fold metallo-hydrolase: MSVDNTTHTGKRASDELVPSRYALRIGEIDVLVISDGVLPLPFATMSTNVDPAVRRAWLDNLFLADKFDWAVNVIVVRSGGRTILVDSGLGKEFSGFPRAGQLALRLEAAGIDLADLTDVVLTHLHMDHIGGLLGDGIRERLRPDLRIHVAAAEITFWAAPDFSRTAMPSPIPDVLRATAQRFLKEYDKQLRPFEEEQEVAPGVVIRRTGGHTPGHSVVRLASGGERMTFAGDAVFPVSFDHPEWHNGFEHDPEESVNVRVRLFRELAATGELLVATHLSFPSVGRVAVDGDAFRFVPAYWDY, from the coding sequence ATGAGCGTAGACAACACCACGCACACCGGTAAACGAGCGTCTGACGAATTGGTCCCATCGCGCTATGCGTTGCGGATCGGCGAGATTGACGTGTTGGTGATCAGTGATGGCGTGCTGCCGCTGCCATTCGCAACGATGTCGACCAATGTCGATCCGGCCGTGCGCAGGGCCTGGCTGGATAACCTGTTCCTGGCGGACAAGTTCGATTGGGCGGTGAACGTCATCGTGGTGCGCAGCGGCGGCCGCACCATCCTCGTCGACTCCGGGTTGGGGAAGGAATTCTCGGGTTTCCCGCGGGCCGGGCAGTTGGCGCTGCGACTGGAGGCCGCCGGCATCGACCTTGCCGATCTGACCGACGTGGTGCTGACCCACCTGCACATGGATCACATTGGCGGGTTGCTCGGCGACGGCATCCGAGAGCGGCTGCGCCCGGACCTGCGGATCCACGTGGCCGCCGCCGAGATCACGTTCTGGGCGGCGCCCGATTTCTCCCGTACGGCCATGCCGTCGCCGATACCCGACGTGCTTCGGGCGACCGCGCAGCGGTTCCTGAAGGAGTACGACAAGCAGCTACGGCCGTTCGAGGAGGAGCAAGAGGTGGCTCCCGGCGTGGTTATCCGACGCACCGGAGGCCACACCCCGGGGCACAGCGTGGTCCGTCTGGCGTCCGGCGGCGAGCGGATGACGTTCGCGGGCGACGCCGTGTTCCCAGTTTCGTTCGATCACCCCGAATGGCACAACGGGTTCGAACACGATCCCGAGGAGTCGGTCAACGTCCGCGTCCGGCTTTTCCGTGAGCTGGCAGCGACCGGCGAACTGCTGGTGGCCACGCACCTGTCGTTCCCATCCGTCGGCCGGGTGGCCGTCGATGGCGACGCCTTTCGCTTCGTGCCGGCCTACTGGGACTACTGA
- a CDS encoding GNAT family N-acetyltransferase, which translates to MSRPMNESSALRSEDVRPSVTMRRLEVGDLEDIAALCDEAAFAGESVEGPAPMDRAYLRSRLFGGEAKFEAYGLYEGGRLVAWGALAPHTYRPVYNVCAEISLVVATSRRRRGLGRRLATHLLERAHAHRLHTVLVVLPSEPTHPMAWAVRLGFVSVGGLSGALQTCDDEWCDIVLMQKYLAYEEPGQ; encoded by the coding sequence ATGAGCAGACCCATGAATGAAAGCAGCGCGCTAAGATCGGAGGACGTGCGGCCGAGCGTGACGATGCGGCGTCTCGAGGTCGGCGATCTGGAGGACATCGCCGCGCTCTGCGACGAGGCTGCGTTCGCGGGCGAGTCCGTGGAGGGGCCGGCGCCGATGGACCGCGCATACTTGCGGTCGCGTCTCTTCGGCGGCGAGGCGAAGTTCGAGGCGTACGGATTGTACGAAGGCGGCCGCCTCGTCGCGTGGGGCGCGCTCGCGCCGCACACCTACCGCCCCGTGTACAACGTCTGCGCGGAGATCAGCCTCGTGGTCGCGACGTCGCGCCGGCGCCGCGGGCTTGGCCGCCGGCTGGCCACGCATCTGCTCGAGCGCGCGCACGCGCATCGTCTCCACACGGTGCTCGTCGTGCTCCCCAGCGAGCCGACGCACCCGATGGCATGGGCCGTCCGTCTCGGATTCGTCAGCGTGGGGGGCCTGTCCGGTGCCCTCCAAACGTGCGACGACGAATGGTGCGACATCGTGCTCATGCAGAAATACCTCGCATACGAGGAGCCGGGCCAATGA
- the ltrA gene encoding group II intron reverse transcriptase/maturase produces the protein MSDGHGREGECRNPQQSFEESDAHIVPTCKKSTNSRVTPEESMEGRCATNGKFASRNAPRTQDRAGALTSLERIGQRAKEKKGERFTNLLSHIKVPLLEEAYNRLKKNVAPGVDGITWQKYGEKLDVRLHDLQDRIHRGSYHPQPVRRVHIPKGDGRTRPLGIPSLEDKIVQQAARMILEPIYEQEFLGFSYGFRPGRSQHRALDALAAAIYRKVGWVLDADIRAFYDTIDHGWMQKFLEHKIADRRMVRLVMKWLHAGVMEGGELRVVEEGAPQGGGICPLLSNIYLHYVLDLWVQQWRKRHARGEVYVVRYADDQVMGFQYEQDVRAMRTAMAERLAKFGLELHPDKTRVIRFGRYALKDCKRDGRTRPATFDFLGFTHISGTRRDGTFQLLRRTSRKKRAAKLSRLREEMRQRMHDPPKAQHRWLCAVIRGHINYYGVPTNLRALASFRRNVEHAWQRQLQRRSQRARWTVEKTKRFETLYPLPTPRIVHPWPDRRFAGP, from the coding sequence GTGAGCGACGGGCACGGGCGGGAAGGCGAATGCCGCAATCCGCAGCAGTCCTTCGAGGAGTCGGACGCGCACATAGTACCGACCTGCAAGAAGTCGACGAACTCGCGGGTAACGCCTGAGGAGTCGATGGAGGGAAGGTGCGCGACCAACGGAAAATTCGCTTCGCGAAACGCGCCCCGGACCCAGGACCGGGCAGGCGCGCTCACGTCCCTGGAGCGGATCGGACAGCGAGCGAAAGAAAAGAAAGGGGAACGATTCACCAACCTTTTAAGCCACATCAAGGTGCCGCTTCTCGAGGAAGCCTACAACCGCCTCAAGAAAAACGTGGCACCCGGCGTCGATGGGATTACTTGGCAAAAGTACGGCGAGAAGTTGGACGTACGGCTGCACGACCTTCAGGACCGTATTCATCGCGGCAGCTATCATCCGCAACCGGTGCGGCGGGTGCACATCCCGAAAGGCGATGGTCGCACGCGTCCGCTCGGGATCCCCTCGCTGGAGGACAAGATCGTCCAGCAAGCGGCGCGGATGATCCTGGAGCCCATCTATGAACAAGAGTTTCTCGGGTTTTCGTACGGCTTTCGGCCTGGCCGATCGCAACACCGTGCCCTGGATGCTCTTGCGGCGGCGATTTATAGGAAGGTGGGTTGGGTGCTCGACGCGGACATCCGTGCGTTTTACGACACCATCGATCACGGGTGGATGCAGAAGTTTCTCGAGCATAAGATTGCGGATCGACGCATGGTGCGGCTGGTGATGAAGTGGCTGCACGCAGGCGTCATGGAGGGAGGCGAGCTGCGCGTAGTGGAGGAAGGAGCGCCACAAGGGGGCGGAATCTGCCCCTTGCTGTCGAATATCTATCTCCACTACGTGCTCGACCTGTGGGTCCAACAATGGCGAAAGCGTCACGCGCGAGGAGAAGTCTACGTCGTGCGATACGCCGACGACCAAGTGATGGGCTTTCAATACGAACAGGACGTACGAGCGATGCGAACGGCGATGGCCGAGCGTCTCGCGAAGTTTGGCCTGGAGCTTCACCCGGATAAAACCCGGGTGATTCGGTTTGGACGGTACGCTCTCAAGGACTGCAAACGCGACGGTCGCACGCGGCCCGCAACGTTTGACTTCCTTGGGTTTACACACATCTCGGGTACACGCCGAGACGGTACATTCCAGCTGTTACGCCGCACCTCTCGGAAGAAACGCGCAGCGAAGCTTTCTCGACTGCGTGAGGAAATGCGACAGCGAATGCACGATCCGCCGAAGGCTCAACATCGGTGGCTCTGCGCGGTGATTCGTGGACACATCAACTATTACGGCGTCCCAACGAATCTTCGAGCGCTCGCGTCTTTCCGGCGAAATGTCGAACACGCCTGGCAGCGCCAGTTGCAGCGACGCAGTCAGCGAGCTCGATGGACCGTCGAGAAGACGAAGCGATTCGAAACGCTCTACCCACTTCCGACACCCCGCATCGTGCACCCCTGGCCCGATCGACGTTTCGCTGGCCCGTAG
- a CDS encoding myxococcus cysteine-rich repeat containing protein yields the protein MRKTSRALVSSHLLPLLAVAAACGGTESQPATDGDGEGALAIAATCGDGKTEGSETCDDYNTRSGDGCSARCAVEEGWSCVGPTCKPICGDGKIVGEGTLVGKEECDDGDADAGDGCSATCKVEQGCRCAAGAPSACRCASIQTITETPLGVDTASLTLEPTGKAHVAYMWGLRYRDPNNLPMKDMRLVHAERGPTFWTTSTIQTWGQDEVTMDREDLVLASDGGALQTYFQRFLRSPGGSFVTGARSDASWQFAYGDADYIYHAIRGGGDWHSLSRISGSLHYRVGAPGALTRDETLSGFSLYDDLRLAYASNGDVYLASFTQSYPAASYEMKLHRRVDANTWAPVYNVKTTAAADSCVIAVSHVPLALPNGGMVVFEEGFEDYTRWLRAHRLTARGWIVEDVADVDWLSSDCSRSGSSSYSKIRMIPIVDNLGRPHILYNVSHLSKIEDHYLDATGWKTRSFTWKGGLQDAVIDAAGTTHLAMTMAGNPQAVLSYVRMDADAW from the coding sequence GTGCGTAAAACCTCTCGAGCTTTGGTCTCCAGCCATCTTCTTCCCCTACTGGCGGTTGCCGCGGCGTGCGGGGGCACCGAAAGCCAACCAGCGACGGACGGTGATGGCGAGGGGGCCCTGGCGATCGCCGCCACGTGCGGCGACGGCAAGACCGAGGGGTCCGAAACCTGTGACGACTACAATACGAGGAGCGGCGACGGCTGCTCGGCGAGATGCGCCGTGGAGGAGGGCTGGAGCTGCGTCGGTCCGACGTGCAAGCCGATATGCGGCGACGGCAAGATTGTGGGAGAGGGCACGCTCGTCGGAAAGGAGGAGTGCGACGACGGCGACGCCGACGCGGGCGATGGATGCAGCGCGACGTGCAAAGTCGAGCAGGGTTGCCGCTGCGCCGCGGGGGCCCCCTCGGCGTGCCGTTGTGCGTCGATCCAGACGATCACCGAGACACCACTAGGCGTCGATACCGCATCGCTGACCCTCGAGCCCACGGGCAAGGCGCACGTCGCATACATGTGGGGCCTCAGGTACAGGGACCCGAACAACCTGCCGATGAAGGACATGCGCCTCGTGCACGCCGAGCGCGGGCCGACGTTCTGGACGACGAGCACGATCCAGACGTGGGGCCAAGACGAAGTCACCATGGATCGAGAGGACCTCGTCCTCGCCAGCGACGGTGGCGCGCTCCAGACCTATTTTCAGCGCTTTCTCCGCTCCCCTGGCGGCTCGTTCGTCACTGGCGCGCGCAGCGACGCATCCTGGCAATTCGCGTATGGCGACGCGGATTACATTTACCACGCCATACGCGGCGGTGGAGATTGGCACTCCCTGAGCCGGATATCGGGTTCCCTGCATTATCGGGTCGGCGCGCCGGGAGCCTTGACGCGCGACGAGACGCTCTCCGGCTTCTCCCTCTACGATGATCTGCGTCTCGCCTACGCGTCGAACGGTGACGTGTACCTCGCGAGCTTCACCCAGTCCTATCCGGCCGCATCGTATGAGATGAAGCTGCATCGCCGCGTCGACGCGAACACGTGGGCCCCCGTCTACAACGTCAAGACGACGGCGGCCGCGGATAGCTGCGTGATTGCAGTCTCGCACGTGCCGCTTGCGTTGCCGAACGGCGGAATGGTCGTGTTCGAAGAAGGCTTCGAAGACTACACTCGCTGGCTGCGCGCGCATCGTTTGACGGCAAGGGGGTGGATCGTGGAAGACGTCGCCGACGTGGATTGGCTGTCCTCGGATTGCTCGAGAAGCGGTAGTTCTTCGTATTCGAAGATCCGAATGATTCCCATCGTCGACAACCTCGGGCGACCGCACATCCTGTACAACGTGTCGCACCTGTCGAAGATCGAAGATCACTATCTCGACGCGACGGGCTGGAAGACGCGTAGCTTCACCTGGAAAGGGGGGCTCCAAGACGCGGTCATCGACGCGGCCGGGACCACGCACCTCGCCATGACCATGGCCGGCAATCCCCAGGCAGTCCTCTCCTACGTTCGTATGGATGCCGATGCTTGGTAG
- a CDS encoding tetratricopeptide repeat protein, with product MRHLWIIGASPAERRASAEVDFSVSCHRRLRGPFTGAGSLLSELVPRIHSRWPELVHEHRFAILIVAPELVEFTGEVPKTLHMAASIEERTRYQTGLARRAAHSVVELLVAYARQRGEGALRLAFDAAHAADATDQEFLAILLRRADPALLQVHVGTKEQPLPEALAEALAKYSTSVTVQPSAATPAESSPRSHDALLRAYIEGHGTSDDPEELAAWSRAAPRHRAELHDAAADALSRRGDLGDRLGAIPFHREHGSDPAGAGVRALEFAAQYCAGQGFTVAAVDLARRGLARLTPDRPREYCLFNAILSLSLRGTDPKEAERILNELRGAYAQPEVHRSTSYSIAMLHAVFHAEKNLPLAKAYTQNALAFAGLVEDARERSFRTSFLRNALALIEMRLGNPAEALRLVTSAIELLVEELPEDAYRQHHSVLHHNRAKVYQLLGMFDAAARDFDDAIALDPYFPEFRYDRGNLARLRGDDAAAVGDYEAAMALSAPILEAYYSRGDVRAATGDVDGAIADFGYVLDLEPDHRDARINRAALLFEAGDLDRAAEDVGHGLAADPRNAHLLCTRGQIAMEREEHDLARTSFAEALTMAPELSAALVNSAVLDYTENDFDAAVAKLTKALDLTGDDPDLRYNRGVANQAAGRFDAAIEDFEAALKLPEADEAQLRTQIDLCRIGSKRAPAATAR from the coding sequence ATGCGGCATCTATGGATCATCGGCGCTTCGCCGGCGGAGCGGCGGGCCTCGGCCGAGGTCGATTTCTCGGTCAGTTGTCACCGTCGGCTGCGCGGGCCGTTTACCGGCGCCGGGAGCCTGCTCTCCGAACTGGTGCCGCGCATCCATTCGCGCTGGCCCGAGCTCGTGCACGAGCACCGTTTCGCCATCCTGATCGTCGCGCCGGAGTTGGTCGAGTTCACCGGCGAGGTCCCGAAAACGCTGCACATGGCGGCGTCCATCGAGGAACGCACCCGATACCAAACCGGGCTGGCACGCAGGGCCGCGCATAGCGTCGTCGAGCTGCTCGTCGCGTACGCGCGGCAACGCGGGGAAGGTGCCCTGCGGCTCGCCTTCGATGCCGCTCATGCCGCGGACGCAACGGATCAGGAGTTCCTCGCGATCCTGCTACGCAGGGCCGACCCTGCCCTTTTGCAAGTCCACGTCGGCACGAAGGAGCAGCCGCTTCCCGAGGCACTGGCCGAGGCGTTGGCCAAGTACTCGACCTCGGTGACCGTGCAGCCGTCGGCGGCGACACCGGCCGAGTCGTCGCCGCGTTCGCACGACGCGCTGCTGCGTGCATACATCGAGGGCCATGGCACCAGCGACGATCCCGAGGAGCTGGCCGCGTGGTCGCGGGCGGCCCCTCGCCATCGTGCCGAGTTGCACGACGCCGCGGCGGACGCGCTGAGTCGTCGCGGTGACCTCGGTGACCGGCTCGGAGCCATTCCGTTCCATCGAGAACACGGCAGCGATCCGGCCGGCGCCGGGGTGCGGGCCTTGGAGTTCGCCGCGCAGTACTGTGCGGGTCAGGGCTTCACCGTGGCGGCGGTCGATCTTGCGCGGCGGGGCCTTGCGCGGCTCACGCCGGATCGTCCGCGGGAGTACTGCTTGTTCAATGCGATCCTCTCGCTGAGTCTGCGCGGGACCGATCCGAAGGAAGCGGAGCGAATTCTCAACGAGCTGCGCGGCGCGTATGCGCAGCCAGAGGTGCACCGGTCCACCAGCTATTCGATTGCCATGCTGCACGCAGTGTTCCACGCGGAGAAGAACCTCCCGCTCGCTAAGGCGTACACGCAAAACGCGCTCGCATTCGCCGGCCTGGTCGAGGACGCTCGGGAGCGGTCTTTCCGGACGTCGTTCCTCCGCAACGCACTCGCCCTGATCGAGATGCGGCTCGGCAACCCGGCCGAGGCGCTGCGGCTGGTGACATCGGCCATCGAGCTTCTCGTCGAGGAGCTGCCCGAAGACGCCTACCGGCAGCACCATTCCGTGCTGCATCACAATCGGGCCAAAGTGTATCAGCTGCTCGGAATGTTCGATGCTGCCGCGCGCGACTTCGATGACGCGATTGCACTCGATCCGTACTTTCCCGAGTTCCGTTACGACCGGGGCAACTTGGCCCGACTGCGCGGCGATGACGCCGCCGCCGTCGGCGACTACGAGGCGGCGATGGCGCTCAGCGCACCGATCTTGGAGGCCTACTACAGCCGAGGGGACGTCCGCGCGGCCACCGGCGATGTCGATGGCGCGATTGCGGACTTCGGGTACGTGCTCGACCTGGAGCCCGATCACCGCGACGCGCGGATCAACCGGGCCGCGCTGCTTTTCGAAGCGGGGGATCTCGATCGTGCCGCGGAGGATGTCGGGCATGGCCTCGCGGCCGATCCGCGCAACGCTCACCTGTTGTGCACCCGAGGCCAGATCGCCATGGAACGCGAGGAGCACGATTTGGCCAGGACAAGCTTCGCCGAGGCGCTCACCATGGCCCCCGAGCTGTCCGCCGCGTTGGTCAATAGCGCGGTGCTCGACTACACGGAGAACGACTTCGACGCCGCCGTGGCAAAGTTGACGAAGGCCTTGGACCTGACGGGCGACGATCCGGATCTGCGCTACAACCGAGGTGTCGCGAATCAGGCCGCAGGCCGATTCGACGCCGCGATCGAGGACTTCGAAGCGGCACTGAAGCTGCCAGAAGCCGACGAGGCCCAGCTGCGCACCCAGATAGACCTTTGCCGGATCGGATCGAAGCGCGCACCGGCGGCGACGGCGCGATGA
- a CDS encoding ferritin-like domain-containing protein, translated as MAPGKIDGVPTIASYFAACAYLEAASVIAFRAMARELAAHGAPPSLIAACKHAAMDEVRHARLTARLARRYGANVIWPRIAPGCPRTLVDMAIENVVEGVVRETYGAASALVRAQSAARSEIREIAHAIARDECGHAELSWKIAAWLDSQLSREDRARVAACGHAAIAELRHELAIEPACDVHTVAGVPTSKTATRIHAELVSCIWANSDVLRATS; from the coding sequence GTGGCACCTGGTAAAATCGACGGGGTCCCGACCATTGCTTCCTACTTCGCCGCGTGTGCCTATTTGGAGGCGGCAAGTGTCATTGCGTTCCGCGCCATGGCGCGCGAGCTTGCAGCCCATGGGGCCCCACCGTCGTTGATTGCCGCGTGCAAGCATGCGGCTATGGACGAGGTTCGGCATGCGCGCCTGACAGCCCGCCTCGCCCGGCGCTACGGAGCAAACGTCATCTGGCCCCGCATCGCACCAGGCTGTCCACGAACACTCGTCGACATGGCCATCGAGAATGTCGTCGAAGGGGTCGTGCGCGAGACGTACGGCGCCGCGAGTGCACTCGTTCGCGCGCAATCTGCGGCTCGGTCCGAGATTCGTGAGATCGCTCATGCGATCGCCCGTGACGAATGCGGCCACGCGGAGCTCAGTTGGAAGATCGCCGCGTGGCTCGATTCGCAACTGAGTCGCGAGGACCGCGCGCGCGTCGCTGCATGCGGGCACGCCGCGATCGCCGAGCTTCGACATGAGCTCGCGATCGAGCCTGCGTGTGACGTGCATACCGTGGCAGGCGTCCCCACTTCGAAGACGGCCACCCGGATTCATGCAGAGCTTGTGTCCTGCATTTGGGCCAACAGCGACGTACTTCGAGCGACCAGCTAA
- a CDS encoding zinc-dependent metalloprotease: protein MSKLKCVVFPSLLMAVGCANESTPGAGGSPSVLQQGQEFVSISRTVSSDVSKTVAALQPKALPDANAPQSFYLAINKSELNQKYFLSAYGKQAYPFTSYGAPAGAATSLGTRVVTFRVQNGKLFVFDVQDGRATSDTFDPTLIIEAYPIVEGYAPFDNLPGSDDYVLFDPAAGLNRFGVVSDRYASGVAPKHFQVDLSYMQNFRRIHDGTTFEQVFTGTLDDTAPGNPDALGGLHTVSGTLGIALRHYSEGEGFTPSPMSSFSKPYFVNGKYFTDPLLVKNGGSSMNWAIKWNIRPGMKPITWVISDEFVKAQRLYPKYDILGAIKAGIENWNEVFGFRVLEARMATPEDSYADDDKNFFIYDADPGFNTAFANMRVNPNSGEIRGASIYLSQIFIKLAIDTFDPQPGASAVAAPEARPASPEITWGGLRSARLCNLWGGSMAEAMENVRTMEAHAGSGGTPAEKVSRVLAEISLHEMGHALGLMHNFKGSLVPLPQQNSVMDYLLRPDAVDGNRDHPGPYDHDALKLLYGMSTQDPPQPFCMDDDVWSDPACGLFDRTEDPLEKHWGATYRELLESHLKGQLPLSGVRDGFINATAAFLRAGSPLDQERAWKLLDGPLAIGVDHTADEAAYPGYTARMSTFQNVLLNRLFNDPVSMRGNITNNPVLTGETLTKFVTTLKSVIVNSDGYRGWKTRRSAVDVLKTIQVQPAHEALSQARATLAGANPAAGSLEADLIARIDAATHPYYIK from the coding sequence ATGTCGAAATTGAAGTGCGTGGTGTTTCCGAGTCTGCTCATGGCCGTGGGATGCGCCAATGAAAGCACTCCCGGCGCGGGGGGCTCCCCTTCCGTTCTCCAACAGGGGCAGGAATTCGTCTCCATTTCACGCACGGTCTCGAGTGACGTTTCGAAGACGGTCGCCGCACTCCAGCCCAAGGCGCTCCCGGATGCGAATGCGCCACAATCTTTTTACCTCGCCATCAACAAGAGCGAGTTAAATCAAAAATATTTCCTTTCGGCATACGGGAAGCAAGCATATCCCTTCACCTCCTACGGCGCCCCTGCCGGCGCCGCCACCTCGCTCGGAACACGAGTGGTCACCTTCCGTGTACAGAATGGCAAGTTGTTCGTCTTCGACGTGCAGGATGGTCGCGCGACGAGTGACACCTTCGACCCAACTCTGATCATCGAGGCTTACCCAATCGTCGAGGGATATGCGCCCTTCGACAACCTGCCGGGCAGCGACGATTACGTGTTGTTCGATCCGGCGGCCGGCCTCAATCGGTTCGGCGTCGTTTCGGACAGATACGCGTCCGGCGTCGCGCCGAAGCACTTCCAGGTCGATCTCTCGTACATGCAGAACTTCCGCCGCATCCACGACGGAACCACCTTCGAGCAGGTCTTCACCGGCACGCTGGACGACACCGCTCCCGGCAACCCCGACGCGCTCGGCGGCCTTCACACGGTGTCGGGCACCTTGGGCATCGCGCTGCGGCATTATTCGGAGGGAGAAGGCTTCACGCCGTCGCCCATGTCGAGCTTCTCCAAACCTTACTTCGTGAACGGAAAGTACTTTACCGATCCTCTGCTCGTGAAGAACGGCGGAAGCTCCATGAATTGGGCCATCAAATGGAACATCCGGCCCGGCATGAAGCCCATCACCTGGGTTATCTCGGACGAATTCGTGAAGGCCCAGCGACTATATCCAAAATACGACATCCTGGGCGCGATCAAGGCCGGCATCGAGAACTGGAACGAAGTGTTCGGCTTCCGCGTGCTCGAGGCCAGGATGGCCACGCCCGAAGACTCTTACGCCGACGACGACAAGAACTTTTTCATCTACGATGCCGATCCCGGGTTCAATACCGCGTTTGCCAACATGCGCGTCAACCCCAACAGCGGCGAAATCCGTGGCGCCAGTATCTATCTCAGCCAGATCTTCATCAAACTCGCCATCGACACGTTCGACCCGCAACCGGGCGCCAGCGCGGTTGCAGCGCCGGAAGCTCGTCCGGCGTCGCCGGAGATCACCTGGGGCGGCCTGCGGAGCGCTCGGCTTTGCAATCTCTGGGGCGGTTCGATGGCCGAGGCCATGGAAAACGTGCGCACCATGGAGGCACACGCTGGAAGCGGCGGCACGCCCGCCGAAAAAGTGTCGAGGGTCCTCGCCGAAATATCGCTCCACGAGATGGGGCACGCGCTCGGCCTGATGCACAACTTCAAAGGCTCGCTCGTTCCGCTTCCGCAGCAAAACTCCGTGATGGACTATCTCCTCCGTCCCGATGCCGTCGACGGCAATCGCGATCATCCGGGCCCCTACGATCACGACGCGCTCAAGCTGCTCTACGGAATGTCGACTCAAGATCCGCCGCAGCCATTCTGCATGGACGACGACGTCTGGAGCGATCCCGCGTGCGGACTGTTCGATCGAACCGAAGATCCGCTGGAGAAGCACTGGGGCGCTACGTACCGCGAGCTCCTCGAGAGCCATTTGAAGGGACAGCTCCCGCTGAGCGGCGTGCGGGATGGCTTCATCAACGCCACCGCTGCATTTCTCCGCGCTGGATCGCCGTTGGATCAGGAGCGCGCATGGAAGTTGCTCGACGGGCCCTTGGCCATCGGAGTCGACCACACGGCGGATGAAGCAGCATATCCTGGTTACACTGCGCGTATGAGCACATTCCAAAACGTGCTCCTCAATCGGCTCTTCAACGATCCGGTATCGATGCGCGGCAACATTACCAATAATCCGGTCCTCACCGGCGAGACGTTGACCAAGTTCGTGACGACGCTGAAGAGCGTCATCGTCAACAGCGATGGCTACCGCGGTTGGAAGACCCGCCGCAGCGCCGTCGACGTGCTCAAGACGATCCAAGTGCAGCCCGCGCACGAAGCCCTCTCCCAGGCACGTGCCACCTTGGCAGGCGCCAACCCGGCCGCGGGCAGCCTGGAAGCCGACCTCATCGCACGGATCGACGCGGCCACGCACCCGTACTACATCAAGTAG